In Struthio camelus isolate bStrCam1 chromosome 12, bStrCam1.hap1, whole genome shotgun sequence, the DNA window ACTTCATTAGGGTGCCGAAGGGCACAGACTGATGACTTATGAAGACATCTAAGCAGGCAAAGTGCTCAATTGCCATGAAGCTTATAGAGTTCTGTATACAGTGGAAGAAATCAGTATATGTTCTTAGTGTCAAAATCTAATGAGGTGCAGTATGGAAAATTACTGAGACACTATGTGCTGAGGAGAGAGGGCAGGAGATAAGTAGTCCATCTCTGTCTGATGCTCATGGAAAATGTTTTGGATGTTAGATCCTGACTGGACAATAGCAATTTTAGGCTTATGACTGCCCATACTTTTTCATCATGTCCCTGTAAATAGTTATCCTTTCAGAACTGATCCTGACTGGATTTTGTTTCTATATTGTATAAAAGCCTCTGTAAAAGAAAGTCGCATATTGGCCATTCTCCATTAAATAACAATAGGTCTAGATTAAACCTGCCTGCATCAAAAGATGGATTATCTGATTAATTTTTATAAGGAATAGGAGAATGGCtcattttttagaaaactttattGGTTTCACTGGAAAATTTTCAGCTGTATTGAGTGCCACTGCAGATGTGTCAATGACAGATAATTCTCAGTGGGAACAagtgatatttattttttgaatccCAAAGCCAAAATGGTGAATTGGATTCTAAATTTTGCTTAACAATGaaatctctccctttctctctcgcTCCTTGGAAAAACTGAATTCatgataaaggaaaaatgaattctAGTCTTTGCAGCTCCACTGGTGGGAACTGTGCAATAAATTGCACTTGTTTGTAGTTCAGAAAAGAACAGGAGCCTGCCGAAATCTTATTGCTTTGTCACATAATTTATCAGAGCTGTAAAAATTGAAATCAGAGCTATAAAAGATATTAAGCATATTAGAATAAGAGTTTTGCTTTTCAATCTCCTTCATTTTTCACTGTGTACTTAATTTTACAGCCCtgacatagctttttttttttttttaaactagtaatATGATCTAGTCTTGGAATATGggcaattatttttcagaagcatCTAAGATGCCAAAAGGGGGTTGGACACCTGGGCTAGATTTTTATGGTAAGGACAGAAACTAGTATGTTATGTAATTAAGCTTACATTACAATTAGTGAGAGTTAGGGTATAGTTACTCCTGAAAATTCCACGGGTGTTTCTGTGCAGACTTGAGATGCCTAGATGCATCATGAAAATCTGATCCAAAGTATCTCAGATATTGACCTATTCTGAAAATGGGAGATGTTAACTTCCCCTTCAGCTGCTTTTGGAGAAACTTACAGTTCTCTTTCATTGCATCTTCCTTTGAGAATCACAGGGAGGTCTGTTAAACCTGGGAGGAGAATCCAGATTACTCTGCTCCCAGGCCTGGGTGTGAGCACACAACAGTGATTCAGAAAGCTCCAGCCCAGTGCATGTagtgtgagggagagagaagctgAAACCTTGCAGATCTAGACCAAGTGAAAGTTGCAAGAGGCAGAGTGGAGAAAGCTGCTTAATCTGATGTCATGTACTAAGGGAGGATTAATTCAAGGCACAAAAccacaagaaaacacaaaagccACATTCTTTATGaagatttatttagaaaaacCATGTTGTTGGGGAGTCACTGTTACATAGCGTGGTAATTCCCTTCCTCTTGAGTAATATGCACCACACTGTGCGCatgcaattatttattttccagagatAACATCTTCATCTAGAGTTTGACATGTACACCATACTGTCCTCAGTGCACGCTACGATACACACAAATTTTAGGACATGCACAATGTTGAGCTTTTccatggaaaaaatgtataaaaaatacAAACCAAACTTAAGCTGTCAACACGAGAAGCAATGTGCAAAAGTAGACAAAGTTACTCCTGAAtgtttgcttaagaaaaaaagggctcatgtccctgtgtccccttgaGCTGGGAGTGTAAAAGATGTTGCTCGAAAGTGGAACATTAAAAGGAACCAGTCACATCTTGACCCCCTTCATGTTAGCTGCAGGGATTTTAACCAACTAAATCATCCTATATtacattttatatgaaaatcTGTTGCTTTCAAGCATCACCAATAAGGGTGCTGATTTGCTGTTTTTGTATTGAGCAGACCCTTATACTGGTATAACATTTGATTTGTGATGCACAAGGCCAAATAGTGACCAAGCCCTTGCGTGGAACGtgcagaagagggaggacagCGAAGTTCCCTGGCTACGGAGACCCCAGGCAGGCCGAGCAGCGGCCGCGCTGGAGCCCACTGGATAGACAAACAGGCCAGGGATTAGGAGATTGCCTCATACGTGCTGGAAGGAGCTAGACCTCCCAGGTGCCCAGCCGAGGGGCGTACAGCTCCAAGTGCTGTCTCCTAGTGCATAGTGGGGCTAGGGTTTGAGATCCTGCTCTCAAGTGCCTGAGGAATCTTCCCTTTAGGAGAAACTTGCCTGTGCAAAGAGCATGGCAGATGTAGGGAAGAGGAAGCCACTGGGCCTTCCCAAACCAGTTACCTTGGTCCATGATGCACGCTGTAGTTGACATGGATGGAGCCACCTGACAATATAACCGCTTGTGTGGCTCTGAGCAAAGCTATACGGGATGACATGCTGCAGCCATCATGAAGCAGCCAGACCAATCCATCCTTATAAAACTGCTGCATGCAAATGCCAACACTTTAAATGGCAATTAAGACTAGAAATGGATTGCACTTGTTTCCCttgaacatacatacacacatatcatcctttaaaaaaaaaaaaaaagataaccaataaaaaacattaaaatacataaaaaaaaaaaaaacagtaataggtACTTGGGATTCCCCTGCTTGGATCCaaacaaaaggagaggaaaatctGGACAGTGTGATTCTGATTGCTGAAGTTTGTCAGCATCCGCAATTGTTTGGCTTTGGCGATGGGGCTTCTGTCTACCCACGTGACTTGACGCTGCAAGCCCATTATAACCCTGGTAATCCTCACGTTTGTAAGGGCTGTTTACCTAAGACCATGCAGAGTTATGACTGTGTTACAGAACTTGCCCTTTTCTAATGGAATATCAAAGCTTTTCACAGCAAATCCTGCATGGATGtagggaaaaatctcagcaagaCTCCCTCACGTATTACGTTTTTTACTTGTGAAGCAAAGGTTTTAGCCTTAAtctgaggagggaggggagaggaggaaacacTAAAGACCGGGAGCTCTCCACGGAGGTAAACTGTAGCTATTGTACTTTAGACCCCAATTCAGCAGAGCAATTTAGCAAATTATTTTAAGTGGGATCTAGGTGTACGTTACTCAGTTAGGGCTCAGGTATGAAGATCAGAATCCCACAGGAACAGTGCTGCCTTGGACCTGCTCATTTCCATTACAAAAGGCACAGAAGGAGGGTTCATCCTGCTTGCTTGCACTGCAGTTAGGCTCAGGAAAACCTCAGGCTCAGGGGAATATGCCAACCAGCTGTTCCCAGTTTCTAGTCCTGAGTGCCCGGCTGTGCAGCAGTTCACAGCTCTCCCCTGGGTCAAGTGCAGCACAGTGACGCTGACCTCCGAAGGCCCTCTGCCACCAGCGTGAGTGAAGCAGGGCAGCTCTTGGAGGAGAGGCTAGTGTTTTGCAGGAGCATGTTAGCCCCAGGGAAAttcctgcagctttctgaaagCACTGGGATCAGTGAAACACCTAACCTAACCAGAGTCTCCCTTAACTCTTGTGGTATGTTTAATTATAACTAAAAGGAACCTCTGGCTGTTCATCAGAGACAACTGTTGGCAGTGATAAAGTAGTggtagagaaaaatgttttagactgtgaaatacacaaaataaaacattgtggACTAAATTCCTACTAAAATTTTTGATGCTGTTGAGCACTGGAGTTAGCTGCTGCTTCACAAGTATTTTCCACTGGCTTAAGAACATGTACAGCAACTGAGTTAAGGCCCTGATTTAGCAAAGCATTTGTGCATATGCTTAAATCTGCCCTTATTCAGCTAAGTACTAATGCAAATACCTAAGTGCTTTAGGATACAAGGACAAACCCGAACTGGTCTCTATAAATGAAAGCTTGGTATTTGGTACAGCTATGTTCTTACTGTTTTTTCCTGGTAGCACAGCCACTGTCCTGGATTATCTATTTAATTAATCTTCATCTAAAAGCTCCTGAGTTCTATAACACTAACAAATGCACATAAATACCAGAACTGAAAAAGGTCAAACACACGgctcaaagcaaaacaaatactgCTGTAACAAATAAAAACTTACTGGAATAGAAAAAAAGCTAATGTTTAAGGTATCTAGGATTGGCAACACTAATCCTACTTTTCCGTTGCGGAGTAAGGTTAACAATTATCAGTGTAACATTGTGAAATGATCCACCTGACGAACCTCAGCTTATGTAAACAAGTAAGCTTTGACAATGCTTATGCACCTGGGCGTGATCCTGCTCTTGGACTCGGACGGGCAGAGACCCACACGAGGTAGCAGGGCTCTGTCAAATGCAGAGTTCCTGTTGTCCAGGtcggagagcaggagagaggcccGGCGGTGTGATCCTGCAAACTTGCACGGCATTACTGGAGCATCACATTGAATTCATACATAAGTTAGGACTATTCACAAACATAAGGCATTGTAGGACTTGGCCCTAGAATTTCCATTTTAAGCAGAAAATCCCTTATCCATACACGAGATTATATTTTACCATGGCAAAAAGTGTCCAAAATAAAGGTCAATGTCACCATATGTTATGCTCAGTAACACAGTAACATTCTGCTTATTGGCTTCAGATGTTGtagaacatttttttcattaatgtcaAACCAACAATCAATTTTTATCATAAAAGTTAAATTAACTGTGAAAGTTAAAAAGGATCAGGCTGTATTTTCAAGGTTAAAAGGAGACATGAACGGAAACAGGCAACTCCCATTGTAATGGTTTTCCAGTGTCTTCCCTTCTGACCAGTGAACACTCTGAGATTGCAGTTGTTGGCTGCCTCCAATCGTGTTTTGCGTCCTCTGTGGCATGGCTACTGTCGCTCTCCTTCCACTCGCTTTTTACGAACTGCACCAGTAAAACAAGGGAAGAGCATTCAGTATTGCTTTCCTGAGAATCTAAGCATCTTTCTCAGTGACACTCGACACTCCCAGTAACATGAATAGGAAGGAACAGGCTCTACAAGTACTTTCCTACTAAAAATTCAAACAAAGGATCTGAGTGAAATAAGTGAATTCTAGCTCAATTTTTATCTTAGTTCTTGCAGGGAGAAACCCAAGCTGAAGCGGGTGAGGATTTGTCTCGGTGAAGGCAACCCAGTTTGGCACTACAGGTGAAGTGGAACTGATTAATAACACATAGGGTCCATTTTTACTGTAAGCGACTCCTGCCCAGTCAGCTCCTCCATATGTTGTGTGTTGAGCATGCACAGCAAAGCACATCACACTTACTCAGGTAGAACTTGAAAAGCTTTATTGAtttatgtattcattttatttatttattatagtcTTTGTCTGTGGTTGGTCACTCAGGCAAGTAAGTCTTTCTGGTTCCCTTCTTGGCCAGGCTTGGCTCTCTCTACTTACTGGCCAGAACAGCTGACTGGGCAGCTGGGAAGCCTGGGTGCTCCAAGGGAAAGGCTCAAGTAACTCACCTTCCCAGCGCAAgtgggaaaagaagaagaagaatggcTCTTAATCACAATAAGATTGCTGTTCTCTACTCTTGAGGTGATGGAGGCAAGCATCACCCCTTACATACAGCAGATTGGATGTTACAAAGTTAAAAATCAGTCTTATGTAAGGGCAGGAATAGCTATGTCTAGGCAAGTCAGGGCTTGGCTCATAAGAACAAATGATGAGTGGGTGTAGTAGCATCTTACCCAGATCATTGTTTTTAGTTATAGCTGCTGCCACCCTGGTCCTTGGACCTTGCTTTGTGAACTGGTATCCAAACTTGAGAATCTTGGAGTTCTCTTCCAGCATCTTGGCAATCTCCATCTCTACAGCTGTCCctagctgctgcctctgttggtgATGGGATGAAATGcccccaaaagaaaagaaaagaaaacatttattctcaAATGAAAGAGACAGAATTGGTTATATTTCATATCATACCGCAAACTCCAGAGAGAATCCCATCTCTGGAGATTTTCCTCTGGGTATATATTTGGCTTTGATCAGTTTTATTTAGCTGTTTCCCCTTTTTTGGTTGCATGGGCATGGGAGGTGAGCTGCGGACTGAGTGAGCTGCTGAAGGCTGCCTTGCCTTTGCCAGACCCCTCTGGGAGAACATATATGGAATCTGTCTAAAAGGGAGACAAAGCGGGCTCAGGTTCAGTGTTCTCTCTTTACCTGGTTGTCAATTTTAATCTCTGTCAGGGATTCGTTCTCTTTCAGTGCATCAATCAGTGCCAAAATACCCGTCCCAGTGATGAAATTGGATTCTACATTCAGACTCTTCAGCGTTTTGTTCACTTTCAACATATCAGCAAATGCCTGAGGGGCCAAAAAGAGGGAATATGAGATCAAATTCCTGAAAGCTTCAGGAAACAACAGAGAATCCGCAAAACGTGGCTTAGTacctacaaagaaagaaaagacaaatagGCTCAGAACAACGTAGCGGTGCACCAGAATAGATTACCCTGCCCATATGCATTGTCACAGGGAAATTCTGCAAGGGAAAATGAAGGATGCGTCCTACAGCAGACACAGACCTACTTGAAAATCGGTATTTTTTTCCAAACGATGTTTATACTTACAATAGCTACAGGGTCATTGCTTCGAGTAGCTGCAAGGCTGAATGTCTTCACATGTGTGTTGCTTTCCAAAGCTTTTGCAAATTCTTTCAGTGTTGGAATAGGAATGTTCTACATTAAGAGAAAGATAAATCCAGTAATTGGGAAAGCCAGTCACATCAGTAGACGCTGATTCCAATTATTACCAGACTGATTCATTAATAGCCACAGTGTATGCAATTTAATCATCCTCAGTGCTTTTAAGAGTATCTCTGAGTGGACAACTCATTCTTTGCTCGTAGCTGCCCGCAGAGGCCCGTTGGAGGCCCATGCGAGGATGCTCTCTCTGTCAGCACCACTTCTAATCGGGTCGGGCCAATGTAAGCACATGACCGACCCGTGAGCTACTTTCCTGTTTTGCTGCTGGTTGTTCAGAGTCTCCACATCCCAGCCCCTCCTCTATTTGCATGGGTGGGCTAATTGAATTAGGCCAGTGATGATTATATAGTGCCCATGAGATATCTTGCTTTACGAGCTGCTAAAGAAAGACAGCCAGAGGGAATCACCCCTTGGGCTTTTAATTGGCATCTAATGCAATAGCAGGCATGGATGACCTTGGCGCTCTAGACCAGTTCCCTCCACAGCCCTTTCCTGTGTTTCCTGCTTTTCTTGTGCTGTAAAGAGAGACAAAATTTGAAGATAAAAGACAAGAACTTTGGAAACACTTGAGCAAACCCTCCTGTGATGACATAAATGAAACCACAGCATCTACCTTTATGTTGTTCAGATTAACTTCTATGAGACTAGGATCATTTGCTTTCATCCTTTGTAAACTTGCTTCCACATTGGTTGGGTTAGGTGGCTCCTCAAAAATGGGCTTGACCTTTTCACCTTTGACCACATCTGCAACACAAGATGTCATTACATTTTGACATGAGAAACAGGCATCCTCAGAAACAGTCTGGCTTTTCAACTCTCATTTAGGTTTGTACTCTAGTGTTCAAGCAAGGGTTTAAAGGAACTTAACGACTTGTAACCAGGACAATTAAATTTATATCTGTGCCATGCCATTTGCACCTTCTGTGCATCCAGAAGCATGGCACTTGGGAGTGCAATCACAGTGGCTGGGCAGCATCGTCAAGGGAAAATTCCTCCGTTATGCATGAAAGTCCTAGTGCAACTAATTTGAGCCAAAGCAGCTTTTAAGAGTACTATATAAGATATACTGCAAGGGCTGCTGTGTTCTCAGGCTAAAGTCTGCAAAGGAAGGTACCCTCCGAACATACCTGTTACATTAGTGAGAAATGAGGTGAGGTCTCTGCACCTACAAACAGACTGTGCTAATGTAAAGGAACACAGTCAGGAGGCCCCTAACTTTCCTCCTCTAGTCTGATGCTTTCAGCTTTACTATAAATTCAATTAGCTCTTGTAAAATTGCAGCATATGCACTTTCTAAATAACAAAACTATCAAAGAATGAAAAGCAAGTCTGTCTGCCAACACCAGGATTTATGAAGTCTTTGAGTATCTGTGCTCCAAAGAGATACAATTTTTAATGCTGGCAGCTATGAGCTATAAATATGCTTAGAGATGCATAAAAATCATAGCTTAGAACGCAATTAGTACTTCTAATTCCCAGGCATATAGTTGTGGAGATTAATTTATAAGCCCTGACCACCCAAGACACTAGAGGCAAGAAAGGAATATGTTACTGACCACAAGTATGTTTAAACCCTCTTATTTTATGCTGCAGACAGTGAGTTATTTTGAAGCCTTGTGCTTAAGTCTCAATGTACTATTTCTGTTTCATGGCATTTCTGTTCAATGCCATGGGTAAAGTTCATCACATATCATGggccaaaacaaaaccaaaatattttttaaagcccACACTCTTAGTAAAAATGAAGTGATACATAAACCTTGAGCTGGCTTTTACTCTGCTTGCTTGTACCTCAACCCATTTCTGCTAATTCCCTGAGAGATCTCACATATGCCTGCATAATACTTCAGCCTTCCTAGCGAGCTGGAAATTGAAAATTGCTAGTAAAATCCATTTAGAGCATTCACCACATCTTGGATTCACAGctaagaagaacagaaaaaaacagccaaGCATTTTTGTACTTGTAGAAACAGCCTGCTGAGCAGGGAGCCGGGGAGACCTAGACCCTGTTCTCAGGTCCAATAGCCCATTATACCCAGTTCAGAGTTAGcagtaggtttttttcttcttcttcttctacttATTCTTGCTTCACATAAGTTTTATCTTGTTTCTTTAATCATGGTACTGTTTTGCCATATTAGCAGGCAACTTTTGAGATGTGTCTCCTTCTA includes these proteins:
- the TMOD2 gene encoding tropomodulin-2 isoform X3 → MTDALCGVLGISKRSAAQVFTTETGRSTVLLNGRNPKEKHQLSSAAAAMSLPFRKELEKYKNINEDEILSKLSEDELKQLEHVLDDLDPENALLPAGFRQKDQTTKAATGPFDRERLLSYLEKQALEHKDREDFVPFTGEKKAVLGVHNMVNNPKFDEGGARSKDGKGSVRNVVKGEKVKPIFEEPPNPTNVEASLQRMKANDPSLIEVNLNNIKNIPIPTLKEFAKALESNTHVKTFSLAATRSNDPVAIAFADMLKVNKTLKSLNVESNFITGTGILALIDALKENESLTEIKIDNQRQQLGTAVEMEIAKMLEENSKILKFGYQFTKQGPRTRVAAAITKNNDLVRKKRVEGERQ
- the TMOD2 gene encoding tropomodulin-2 isoform X4; the encoded protein is MSLPFRKELEKYKNINEDEILSKLSEDELKQLEHVLDDLDPENALLPAGFRQKDQTTKAATGPFDRERLLSYLEKQALEHKDREDFVPFTGEKKGKIFIPKEKPIETRTEEKVTLDPELEEALASASDTELYDLAAVLGVHNMVNNPKFDEGGARSKDGKGSVRNVVKGEKVKPIFEEPPNPTNVEASLQRMKANDPSLIEVNLNNIKNIPIPTLKEFAKALESNTHVKTFSLAATRSNDPVAIAFADMLKVNKTLKSLNVESNFITGTGILALIDALKENESLTEIKIDNQRQQLGTAVEMEIAKMLEENSKILKFGYQFTKQGPRTRVAAAITKNNDLVRKKRVEGERQ